One window of the Carnobacterium maltaromaticum DSM 20342 genome contains the following:
- a CDS encoding CvfD/Ygs/GSP13 family RNA-binding post-transcriptional regulator, with product MTYKIGMIVKGKVTGIQPYGAFVSLDKDTQGLVHISECKHGFVKNLNEVLQVGEEIEVMVIDIDEYTKKISLSMRSLEQKSTMHYHYKKRKYRPDKADKVGFESLRQMMPKWIEEAKNDEKKRQK from the coding sequence ATGACATATAAAATTGGCATGATTGTAAAAGGCAAGGTTACAGGCATTCAACCTTACGGAGCTTTTGTTTCTTTAGATAAAGACACCCAAGGCTTAGTGCACATCTCCGAATGTAAACATGGGTTTGTAAAAAATTTAAATGAAGTTTTGCAGGTTGGAGAAGAAATAGAAGTAATGGTTATTGATATAGATGAATATACCAAAAAAATAAGTTTATCTATGCGCTCGTTAGAACAAAAGTCGACGATGCACTATCATTATAAAAAACGGAAATATCGACCAGATAAAGCAGATAAAGTCGGGTTTGAATCATTACGACAAATGATGCCGAAATGGATTGAAGAAGCAAAAAATGACGAAAAAAAAAGGCAGAAATAA
- a CDS encoding TIR domain-containing protein, whose protein sequence is MSSISMIESKIRRLQSDISSNEKKRMNAAKDEANSFKKINTANSAIARSKNSTTINSRLKEIERENNKIQKSKQIQASCLEKILKVQAQLNKANSDLIKEQQKLQANVMREQQIKIDSFKRNQNIIADSINTEPAEKKEYDVFISHSANDKDYVNKLATQLKESDVKIWYDSDSIGWGESIRTSIDKGLKNSKFGIVIISTSFIEKYWTQYEVDGLLNKEQASGGRIVFLPIWHNITADEVADYSPSISGKLALNTSYDTIEYIVEKIIDLLK, encoded by the coding sequence ATGTCTAGTATTTCAATGATTGAAAGTAAAATTAGAAGATTACAATCTGATATTAGCTCAAATGAGAAAAAAAGAATGAATGCCGCAAAAGATGAAGCTAACTCTTTTAAAAAAATTAATACAGCTAACTCTGCAATTGCTCGATCTAAAAATAGTACAACAATAAATTCAAGATTAAAAGAAATTGAAAGAGAGAATAATAAAATTCAAAAATCTAAACAAATTCAAGCATCTTGTTTGGAAAAAATATTAAAAGTTCAGGCGCAATTAAATAAAGCAAATTCTGATTTAATTAAAGAACAACAAAAATTACAGGCCAATGTAATGAGAGAACAGCAAATTAAAATTGATTCATTCAAAAGAAATCAAAATATAATTGCTGATTCAATCAATACTGAACCAGCTGAAAAAAAAGAGTACGATGTGTTTATATCCCACTCAGCGAACGATAAAGATTACGTTAATAAATTAGCAACTCAACTAAAAGAATCTGATGTAAAAATATGGTATGACTCTGATAGTATTGGTTGGGGCGAGAGTATCAGAACATCTATCGATAAGGGCCTTAAGAATTCAAAATTTGGAATAGTTATCATTTCAACTTCTTTTATTGAAAAATACTGGACACAGTACGAAGTTGATGGACTTCTTAACAAAGAGCAAGCTAGTGGTGGAAGAATAGTGTTCTTACCAATATGGCATAATATTACTGCTGATGAAGTAGCTGATTATAGCCCTTCTATTTCAGGGAAACTAGCCCTAAATACATCATACGATACAATTGAATATATTGTAGAAAAAATTATTGACCTTCTAAAATAA
- a CDS encoding glucose-6-phosphate isomerase, whose amino-acid sequence MPHIQFDYSKIDKFLQPHEVAYLQQQVTTADEMLRKGTGQGNDFLGWIDLPKNYDKDEFARIKAAAKKIQSDSEVLIVIGIGGSYLGAKAALDFLNHSFYNLQDSKDRKAPQIFFAGNSISSSYLHDLIDIIGDRDFSVNIISKSGTTTEPAIAFRVFKELLVKKYGAEEAKKRIYATTDKAQGALKNEANAEGYESFIIPDDVGGRFSVLTPVGLLPIAASGADIDSLMKGAADASEAYSNPKLEENEAYQYAAVRNALYRKGKVTELLINYEPSLQYFSEWWKQLFGESEGKDQKGIYPSSANFSTDLHSLGQYIQEGRRNIFETVIKVDKARHDIKIPVTEADLDGLGYLQGKEIDFVNTKAFQGTLLAHTDGDVPNLLVTIPETDAYTLGYLMYFFEIAVGISGYLNGVNPFDQPGVEAYKKNMFALLGKPGFEELAKELNERL is encoded by the coding sequence ATGCCACATATTCAATTTGATTATTCAAAGATTGATAAGTTCTTACAACCACATGAAGTAGCATATTTACAACAACAAGTTACAACAGCTGATGAAATGCTACGTAAAGGAACAGGCCAAGGAAATGATTTCCTAGGATGGATTGATTTGCCAAAAAATTACGATAAAGATGAATTTGCTCGTATTAAAGCAGCAGCTAAAAAAATTCAATCTGACTCAGAAGTATTAATTGTTATCGGAATTGGTGGTTCTTATTTAGGAGCTAAAGCAGCACTAGATTTCTTGAATCATTCTTTCTATAATCTACAAGATTCTAAAGATCGCAAAGCCCCACAAATCTTTTTTGCAGGAAATAGTATTAGTTCAAGCTATTTACATGACTTAATTGATATTATTGGAGATCGTGATTTTTCAGTAAATATTATTTCAAAATCAGGTACAACAACTGAACCAGCAATTGCGTTCCGTGTCTTTAAAGAATTGTTAGTTAAAAAATACGGTGCTGAAGAAGCTAAAAAACGTATTTATGCAACAACAGATAAAGCACAAGGCGCTTTAAAAAATGAAGCTAATGCTGAAGGCTATGAATCGTTCATTATTCCAGATGATGTTGGTGGGCGTTTTTCAGTATTAACTCCAGTTGGTTTATTACCAATTGCTGCTAGTGGAGCTGATATTGATAGCTTAATGAAAGGTGCAGCAGATGCAAGTGAAGCTTACTCTAATCCTAAATTAGAAGAAAATGAAGCTTATCAATATGCGGCTGTCCGTAATGCTTTATACCGTAAAGGCAAAGTAACAGAACTTTTAATTAATTATGAGCCAAGTTTACAATACTTCTCTGAGTGGTGGAAACAATTATTCGGCGAGTCTGAAGGAAAAGATCAAAAAGGTATCTACCCTTCAAGTGCAAACTTCTCAACAGATCTACATTCTTTAGGGCAGTATATCCAAGAAGGACGTCGCAATATTTTTGAGACAGTGATCAAAGTAGATAAAGCACGTCATGATATTAAAATCCCAGTAACTGAAGCAGATTTAGATGGTTTAGGTTATTTACAAGGGAAAGAAATTGATTTTGTTAACACAAAAGCATTCCAAGGAACATTATTAGCCCATACAGATGGTGATGTCCCAAATCTATTAGTAACAATTCCTGAAACAGATGCTTATACATTAGGCTATCTGATGTATTTCTTTGAAATTGCAGTTGGAATCTCTGGTTATTTAAATGGAGTGAATCCATTTGATCAACCAGGAGTTGAAGCTTACAAAAAGAACATGTTTGCTTTATTAGGCAAACCTGGATTTGAAGAATTAGCTAAAGAATTGAACGAACGTTTATAA
- a CDS encoding recombinase RecT, whose product MTTNQAPMVIQKDITDTVAKRINEMESDGLALPTSYSSANALKSAFFAMTNSSNGNLLEKCSKESIANSLLDMVIQGLSPAKTQCYFVPYGNNLKMTRSYFGTQAVLKRLSGVKDIWANIIFKGDDFVIAIEKGKEILLKHDTKFENRDNEIIGVYAIIEKEDGDQVLTTMTKKEIDASWSQAKTTNVQKKFPQEMAKRTVINRAAKAFINTSDDSDLLIEAINNTTENEYDNGPKEVEAVEDEVKAEIKENANKEIIDFITEEEPPIYQENEGPEIEQSQLFDEVNPPIEPAF is encoded by the coding sequence ATGACAACTAACCAAGCGCCTATGGTCATTCAAAAAGATATTACAGATACAGTAGCAAAAAGAATTAATGAAATGGAGAGCGATGGTTTAGCACTACCAACTTCTTATAGCTCAGCCAATGCTTTAAAATCAGCATTTTTCGCAATGACAAATTCATCTAATGGTAATTTACTAGAAAAATGCTCGAAAGAGTCAATTGCAAATTCACTTTTAGACATGGTTATTCAAGGGTTAAGCCCAGCTAAGACTCAATGTTACTTTGTACCATATGGAAATAATCTTAAAATGACACGATCATATTTTGGCACTCAGGCAGTTCTTAAACGCCTTAGTGGAGTTAAAGATATATGGGCCAATATCATTTTTAAAGGTGATGACTTTGTTATTGCAATTGAAAAAGGAAAAGAAATACTACTCAAACATGATACGAAGTTCGAAAACAGAGACAATGAAATCATTGGAGTTTATGCAATTATTGAAAAAGAAGATGGTGATCAAGTTCTAACTACAATGACTAAAAAAGAAATTGATGCATCTTGGAGCCAAGCGAAAACAACGAATGTTCAGAAGAAATTCCCGCAAGAAATGGCTAAGCGTACTGTCATTAACAGAGCAGCAAAAGCCTTTATAAATACTAGCGATGACAGTGATTTACTAATTGAAGCTATTAATAATACAACTGAAAATGAGTATGATAATGGTCCTAAAGAGGTTGAAGCGGTAGAAGATGAAGTTAAAGCTGAAATCAAAGAGAATGCTAATAAAGAAATAATTGACTTTATAACGGAAGAAGAGCCTCCGATTTATCAAGAAAACGAAGGTCCTGAAATTGAACAAAGTCAGCTCTTTGATGAAGTTAATCCACCGATTGAGCCAGCATTTTAA
- a CDS encoding AAA family ATPase: MKKIELINMKVRNFKGFKEFELAANVKNVQVFGDNATGKTTLYDAFLWCLFGKDSKDSTKFSWKPLDQNNQEIHHLETEVVLELLIDGEEIEFSRMNKEKWTKKRGSNAETFEGHDATYRIDGLKQTQIKFKKRIEEIVNEETFKQITNIYYIAEKMPAKDRRKMLFSLVEDLTDIQVIESNKELKPLLDILGKHSVEDKRQMIAEERRNINKDLDNIPQRIDEVDRSINPDLTIQNKISLEAKKTSRETELAKNEQELASKTNGTYLTNKRSELTTKVAELEADKSNYTIKQNEKIAGLQSGKQIVYEQAMSAQNEVLEEEKHISSLKTDIESEKSYISRLQQEKEGLRNKYISIRDNNFPDFDEHKTTCQFCNQDLPVEQQATIKETYQKEREAFNLNRASELEQINEQGTSLSKEEEVHEELLQDLQNQVADTTELDKRIKVRDDLKSQHTAIIKQIEAIQNNATPFIETEQYKKKIVEIEAIKQEIITIQTGDDKELQSQKEVISNIKLSINQLNEQLYEYVLSEKQEARKQELIEEEKLLSVKFGELDQQLYLLDEFIRTKVDLLTSKINAKFNYVDFKLFEEQINGGLKEVCEVTVKGVPYSSGLNNAARINAGLDIINTVTEINQINAPIFIDNAESINDLLAVQAQTITLSVSKDKDLKMEVA; the protein is encoded by the coding sequence ATGAAAAAAATTGAATTAATCAATATGAAAGTACGGAACTTTAAAGGATTTAAGGAGTTTGAGTTAGCAGCGAACGTTAAGAATGTCCAAGTTTTCGGTGATAATGCTACAGGTAAAACAACCTTATACGATGCCTTTCTATGGTGCTTATTCGGTAAAGATAGCAAGGATTCAACCAAGTTTTCATGGAAGCCGCTGGATCAGAATAATCAAGAAATTCATCATTTAGAGACCGAAGTTGTGCTTGAATTACTAATTGATGGTGAAGAAATCGAGTTTTCTCGTATGAATAAAGAGAAGTGGACTAAGAAACGAGGTTCGAACGCTGAAACATTTGAAGGCCACGATGCCACATATAGGATTGACGGATTAAAACAAACTCAAATTAAGTTTAAAAAGCGAATTGAAGAAATTGTTAACGAAGAAACATTTAAACAAATTACAAATATCTACTATATAGCTGAGAAGATGCCAGCCAAAGATAGACGTAAAATGTTATTCAGCCTAGTAGAAGATTTAACAGATATTCAAGTAATTGAGAGTAACAAAGAACTTAAACCGTTGCTAGATATCCTTGGAAAGCATTCAGTAGAAGATAAGCGCCAAATGATTGCTGAAGAACGAAGAAACATTAACAAGGACTTAGATAATATTCCTCAAAGAATTGATGAAGTGGACCGGTCAATTAATCCAGACTTAACTATTCAAAATAAAATAAGTTTAGAAGCTAAAAAAACCAGTCGTGAAACCGAACTAGCCAAAAATGAACAGGAACTAGCCAGTAAAACAAATGGAACGTATCTTACAAACAAACGTTCAGAGTTAACTACCAAAGTAGCTGAACTTGAAGCAGATAAAAGTAATTACACGATTAAACAGAACGAAAAAATAGCAGGTTTACAATCAGGTAAGCAAATTGTATATGAACAAGCTATGTCGGCTCAAAATGAAGTCTTAGAGGAAGAGAAGCATATTTCTAGTTTGAAAACTGATATTGAATCCGAAAAAAGTTATATCAGCAGACTTCAACAGGAAAAAGAAGGTTTGAGAAATAAATATATTTCTATCCGAGATAACAATTTTCCAGACTTTGACGAACATAAAACAACTTGTCAGTTCTGTAACCAAGATCTTCCAGTTGAACAGCAGGCGACAATTAAAGAAACCTATCAAAAAGAACGTGAAGCTTTCAATTTAAACCGAGCTAGCGAATTAGAACAAATAAACGAGCAAGGAACGAGCCTTTCAAAAGAAGAGGAAGTACACGAAGAATTACTTCAAGACCTACAAAATCAGGTGGCTGATACAACAGAACTTGATAAACGAATAAAAGTACGTGATGACCTAAAAAGCCAACACACAGCAATTATTAAGCAAATTGAAGCAATTCAAAATAATGCTACTCCTTTCATTGAAACAGAACAGTATAAAAAGAAAATTGTTGAAATTGAAGCAATTAAGCAAGAAATCATCACAATTCAAACTGGCGATGATAAAGAGCTTCAATCGCAAAAAGAGGTTATCAGTAACATTAAATTATCTATTAATCAGCTGAACGAACAGCTTTATGAGTATGTTTTATCTGAAAAACAAGAAGCTCGTAAGCAAGAATTGATTGAGGAAGAAAAACTTTTATCAGTTAAATTCGGTGAGTTAGATCAACAACTCTATTTACTAGATGAATTTATTAGAACAAAAGTTGACCTACTAACTAGTAAAATTAACGCCAAATTTAATTATGTTGATTTCAAACTGTTTGAAGAACAAATAAACGGCGGTCTTAAAGAAGTATGCGAGGTAACTGTTAAGGGCGTTCCTTATTCATCAGGACTAAACAACGCTGCAAGAATTAATGCAGGGTTAGATATTATCAACACAGTAACCGAAATCAACCAAATAAACGCACCAATTTTTATTGACAATGCAGAATCAATTAATGATTTATTAGCAGTACAAGCCCAAACAATCACGTTAAGCGTAAGTAAAGACAAAGACTTGAAAATGGAGGTAGCGTAA
- a CDS encoding helix-turn-helix domain-containing protein, protein MSVQENIKKIREAKGITQTSVAKYASLSEMQYYRLEKEAKKIDPNVLFYIAKFLGVDMNIFFNDELTDNVIKEFVK, encoded by the coding sequence ATGTCAGTCCAAGAAAATATTAAAAAAATTAGAGAAGCAAAAGGCATTACTCAAACATCGGTTGCAAAATATGCATCATTAAGTGAAATGCAATATTACCGATTAGAAAAAGAAGCGAAAAAAATTGATCCAAATGTTCTGTTTTATATCGCAAAATTTTTGGGAGTTGATATGAATATTTTTTTTAACGACGAACTAACGGATAACGTTATTAAAGAATTCGTTAAGTAA
- a CDS encoding tyrosine-type recombinase/integrase, with protein sequence MSLPAVGGIFMASIVPYKLKSGKKLWRYQIRAGINPATGKEKKVGKRGFRTRAAAKEAAKEAEYLYNIGELDVETSDMLIKDYLDEWITHYKIDVKPGTIKVHTYNINHYIIPHIGFTKLTEYTLSKHQKFINKLYDDCKLATSTIRLINGTLHNAMKKAKRMELIKNNPCEGAEFRKKVVSKQEELVYFNQKQASIFLEQAKKERAYIFYYIFLACLNTGLRISEAMALQWSDIDLEKKEIDINKCRLYRQENKDQIVFGPPKTNSGFRTLIMSDELYDSLIELKKIQRSNNLKNGFKRKYPEYDFVYCFSDARPIAHRTLSGAFDRITTKCNGDVPKITIHDMRHTFAIMLREAGVTLEDIKDILGHKNIEATFIYASFSPVANQNAMKKYNEYKKKLIVNM encoded by the coding sequence ATGAGCCTGCCAGCTGTAGGAGGAATTTTCATGGCATCAATAGTGCCTTATAAGTTAAAAAGCGGTAAAAAGCTATGGCGTTACCAAATCAGAGCTGGTATTAACCCAGCAACTGGTAAAGAAAAAAAAGTAGGAAAACGCGGGTTTAGAACTCGTGCAGCTGCTAAAGAAGCTGCAAAGGAAGCTGAATATCTTTATAACATTGGGGAATTAGATGTTGAAACCTCAGATATGTTAATAAAAGATTATTTAGACGAATGGATCACTCATTACAAGATTGATGTTAAACCTGGAACGATAAAAGTTCATACGTATAACATTAATCACTATATTATTCCGCATATAGGATTCACTAAATTAACGGAATACACTCTTTCAAAGCATCAAAAATTCATTAATAAGCTTTATGATGATTGTAAACTAGCAACTTCTACTATTCGGTTAATTAACGGAACTCTTCATAATGCAATGAAAAAAGCAAAACGTATGGAGTTAATTAAAAACAATCCATGCGAAGGTGCTGAGTTCCGAAAAAAAGTAGTAAGTAAGCAAGAAGAACTCGTTTATTTTAACCAAAAACAAGCATCCATTTTTTTAGAACAAGCAAAAAAAGAAAGAGCTTATATTTTTTATTACATCTTTCTTGCTTGTTTAAACACAGGGTTGCGTATTTCAGAAGCTATGGCTTTGCAGTGGTCTGATATCGATTTGGAAAAGAAAGAAATTGATATCAATAAATGTCGGCTATACAGACAAGAAAACAAGGATCAAATTGTTTTCGGACCTCCAAAGACAAACTCCGGCTTTCGAACGCTGATCATGTCAGATGAATTATATGACTCTTTAATTGAATTGAAAAAAATTCAACGATCAAATAATTTGAAAAATGGATTTAAAAGAAAGTATCCAGAATATGATTTCGTTTATTGCTTTTCAGATGCTCGTCCAATCGCACACAGAACGCTCTCAGGAGCTTTTGATAGGATTACGACTAAATGTAACGGAGACGTTCCAAAAATCACGATACACGATATGAGGCATACTTTTGCTATCATGTTACGTGAAGCAGGTGTGACCTTAGAGGACATAAAAGATATTCTTGGCCATAAAAATATTGAGGCTACATTTATCTATGCTTCCTTCTCTCCTGTTGCAAATCAAAACGCAATGAAAAAATATAATGAGTACAAGAAAAAGTTAATTGTAAATATGTAA
- a CDS encoding Ltp family lipoprotein — MSTFFVLLLILSAVGVWYFIKKKPDKKMRNYSIIALLVCFVLVGVTSPDSGKSETTEKEVASKDTASKKESEQNKDSSKQDLPLELDSLDIETDKDGNAVITGKTEPGSEIKIGLGIMNESSLANEQGTFSISYSLSKNKDKIIEITSSLDGKSSTKKTKITPSAEYLAAAKTEEDRLKKEADDKIAAESQAKAEKKAAQEAAANVPTEYKSALKSAETYSKNMYMSRMGIYDQLTSEYGEKFSAEAGQYAIDNIKADWNANALKTAKNYQDNMAMSPEAIRDQLTSEHGEKFTPEEADYAVTNLNN; from the coding sequence ATGAGTACGTTTTTTGTATTGTTATTAATTTTATCAGCTGTTGGAGTATGGTATTTTATAAAAAAGAAGCCTGATAAAAAAATGAGAAATTATTCGATAATCGCTTTATTAGTTTGTTTTGTATTAGTGGGTGTAACCTCTCCTGATTCAGGTAAATCAGAAACAACCGAAAAAGAAGTTGCTTCTAAAGATACAGCTTCTAAGAAGGAATCTGAACAAAATAAAGATTCTTCAAAACAAGATTTGCCTTTAGAGCTAGATTCATTAGATATAGAAACCGATAAGGATGGAAATGCTGTAATAACAGGTAAAACAGAACCTGGGTCAGAGATTAAAATAGGGCTCGGTATTATGAACGAGTCTTCATTAGCTAATGAGCAAGGAACTTTCTCAATTTCTTATTCTTTATCAAAAAACAAAGATAAAATTATAGAAATCACTTCTTCACTTGATGGAAAATCTTCTACTAAAAAAACTAAAATAACTCCTTCTGCAGAATATTTGGCTGCTGCAAAAACGGAAGAAGACAGGTTAAAAAAAGAAGCTGACGATAAAATTGCGGCTGAATCTCAGGCCAAAGCAGAAAAAAAAGCGGCTCAGGAAGCAGCAGCAAATGTTCCAACTGAATACAAGTCAGCTTTAAAGTCAGCTGAAACTTATTCTAAAAATATGTATATGTCTCGTATGGGAATATATGATCAGTTAACTTCTGAATATGGTGAAAAGTTCTCTGCTGAAGCTGGACAATATGCAATTGACAATATTAAAGCAGATTGGAATGCTAATGCACTTAAAACTGCTAAGAATTACCAAGATAATATGGCTATGTCTCCAGAGGCAATTAGAGATCAATTAACTTCTGAGCATGGTGAGAAATTCACTCCTGAAGAAGCTGACTATGCCGTAACAAATTTGAACAATTAA
- a CDS encoding MalY/PatB family protein — translation MQANFDEIINRKGTNSVKWDMLTEKFGSEDVLPMWVADMDFATPKTILSALKKSLDVQILGYSIPSDGLYDAIIDWQSNHHQLNLNKSDILFSPGVVPSLALMVTALTEPGDSVMIHDPVYPPFTEVVRSNQRQLVRSSLIIENKQFKMDFVDIEEKLKNHSVKLFILCNPHNPGGRVWSTTELKQLAELCKKYKVILVSDEIHGDLVFAPHSFTSVVTLDPSYQEFVVTLTAATKTFNMAGVKHSMIFVKNKELKAKIAMEQHKSEQDGINTFGYVATEAAYNTGEVWLEELLDYLSENLDYACKFLEKELPQVKFLKPEATYLIWLDCSYLGLSDSALRKQLVNMGRLGLNPGISFGPNGSQFMRMNIATSRATLKEGLERLKVALTK, via the coding sequence ATGCAAGCAAATTTTGATGAAATTATAAACCGTAAAGGCACTAATTCTGTTAAGTGGGATATGCTGACAGAAAAATTCGGCTCTGAGGACGTTTTACCTATGTGGGTCGCGGATATGGATTTTGCTACACCTAAGACAATTCTATCTGCCTTGAAAAAAAGTCTAGATGTTCAAATTCTTGGCTACTCAATTCCTAGTGATGGATTATATGACGCCATAATTGATTGGCAAAGTAACCACCATCAGCTAAATTTGAATAAATCCGACATTTTATTTTCACCTGGCGTTGTACCTAGTTTAGCATTAATGGTTACAGCTCTAACTGAACCAGGGGATAGTGTTATGATACATGATCCTGTCTATCCACCATTTACAGAAGTTGTAAGAAGTAATCAACGTCAATTAGTTCGTTCTAGCTTAATCATTGAAAATAAACAATTTAAAATGGATTTTGTTGATATCGAAGAAAAATTGAAGAATCATTCAGTCAAATTATTTATTCTATGCAATCCTCATAATCCTGGTGGACGGGTTTGGTCGACAACCGAGTTGAAACAACTTGCTGAGTTATGTAAAAAATATAAGGTCATTTTAGTTAGTGATGAAATTCATGGTGACTTGGTTTTCGCACCACACTCATTTACTTCTGTCGTTACGCTTGATCCAAGTTATCAAGAGTTTGTCGTTACACTAACTGCTGCTACCAAAACATTTAATATGGCTGGTGTGAAGCACTCCATGATTTTTGTTAAAAATAAAGAATTAAAAGCAAAAATTGCGATGGAGCAACACAAAAGCGAACAAGACGGCATTAATACTTTTGGCTATGTTGCCACAGAAGCTGCCTACAACACAGGCGAAGTTTGGCTAGAAGAGCTATTAGACTATCTTAGTGAAAATTTAGATTATGCCTGTAAATTTTTGGAAAAGGAATTGCCACAAGTTAAATTTTTAAAACCAGAAGCAACTTATCTAATTTGGCTTGATTGTTCTTACTTAGGATTAAGCGATTCAGCCTTAAGGAAGCAATTAGTTAACATGGGACGCTTAGGCTTAAATCCTGGAATTAGCTTTGGACCAAACGGCAGTCAATTTATGCGAATGAATATCGCTACTTCTCGGGCTACTTTGAAAGAAGGCTTAGAACGCTTAAAAGTAGCTTTAACTAAATAA
- a CDS encoding helix-turn-helix domain-containing protein, producing the protein MQQVAEWKTVKEVAAHFKVSTKTIYRWTNDRNNPLPNDRKDSIIRIDLIEADNWFKNKSLAGGKVSK; encoded by the coding sequence ATGCAACAAGTTGCTGAATGGAAAACAGTCAAAGAGGTTGCCGCACATTTTAAAGTTTCAACTAAAACGATATATAGATGGACAAACGATCGAAATAATCCTTTGCCGAATGATCGTAAAGATTCTATTATCCGGATTGATTTAATTGAGGCAGATAATTGGTTTAAAAATAAATCGCTGGCAGGCGGAAAGGTAAGCAAATGA
- a CDS encoding helix-turn-helix domain-containing protein: protein MRTGERIKNTRKKQGLTQKELADKVHLTAQVISNIERSYTTASSDDLARIADVLNTTPNYLLGKEENANNYYELTNKDEKDIAERLQVMIEDLENNAHYSKENGEMDDNTRELLIMSLENSLRIAKQEAKKKFTPKKYRN from the coding sequence ATGCGTACTGGTGAGAGAATAAAAAACACAAGAAAAAAACAAGGACTTACTCAAAAGGAATTAGCTGATAAGGTTCATCTTACAGCTCAAGTAATTTCTAATATAGAAAGAAGTTACACAACTGCTAGTTCCGATGATTTAGCTAGAATTGCAGATGTTCTTAACACAACTCCAAATTACTTGTTGGGAAAAGAAGAAAATGCCAATAACTACTATGAATTAACTAATAAAGATGAAAAAGACATCGCGGAACGATTACAAGTTATGATAGAAGATTTAGAAAATAACGCACACTACTCAAAAGAAAATGGAGAAATGGACGACAACACTAGAGAACTTTTAATCATGTCGCTTGAAAATTCGTTGAGAATTGCTAAACAAGAAGCCAAAAAGAAATTTACTCCTAAAAAATATCGAAATTAG
- a CDS encoding ImmA/IrrE family metallo-endopeptidase — MSLDIIDKKLHLLVNNHQTRDPFKLAHELGVKIIMEDLGGIYGYYNKELRIKFIHLNNHISEDYLNFTCAHELAHSIFHSDSNTPFLSAQSLTSSLKIEMEANYFASNLRMDGSHEGLGIDNKYTILDYYNLPLEMERFLYK; from the coding sequence ATGAGTTTAGATATTATTGATAAAAAATTACATTTATTAGTTAATAATCATCAAACAAGAGACCCATTTAAATTAGCTCATGAACTAGGTGTAAAAATTATTATGGAGGATTTAGGTGGCATATACGGATATTACAATAAGGAATTACGAATTAAGTTTATTCATTTAAACAATCATATAAGTGAAGATTATTTGAACTTCACATGTGCTCATGAATTAGCTCACTCAATATTTCATTCAGATTCCAATACTCCTTTTCTTTCTGCGCAATCGTTAACTTCATCTTTAAAAATTGAAATGGAAGCAAATTATTTTGCTTCTAATTTAAGAATGGACGGATCGCATGAAGGCTTAGGAATCGATAATAAATATACAATATTAGATTACTACAACCTCCCCCTTGAAATGGAAAGGTTTCTATACAAATAA